AATGAACATCAACTCCGAATATCAGGATGTGGACCTTGCATCTTTTGCGGGTCCGATTTGCCCGGCAGAGTCTTCTGCTGAGGTTTGTATCGTTGAGAGCGATCCCCTTGCTCTTCCGAAGAACACGCTGCGGCTCGGCGAGCTGCGCGCGGACATTTTCTATGCTGATGATCTTGGACGCTGCCGCGTGCGGTCTCTGTCGTTTTCGCAGTATCTGTGCGAGCTGTTCCGGCCGGTTACGGTTGGCGGCAAGCTGTTTGTGTATGATGCGGAGACTGGTCTGTATGCGGAGAATGCGCGAACAGTTGAGTCTGAGATTCAGCGGCTGGTGGACGCGTCCGGCTATACCGGGCCGGTGCGGGATATGAAGTCTGATCTTCTGTCGCGCGTTACTGATTTTCGGGTGCGGAGTGTGAGTCCGTTCGATCAGGTGATGGGGATTCCTGCGGCTGATTGTGTGGTTGAGTTTGGAGAGGATGGATGCGTAAGTAAGGTTCCCTACGGGCCGAGTCTGTTTGTGCGGAGCCGGGCTGCGACCAGCTTTGCGGACGCGCCCGCAGATTTTCCTGAAGGGGAGAAGTTTTTTGCTGAGATTTCGTGCGGCGACCCGGACTGGGTGCGGGATGTGTTCAAAATTCTCGGGTACTGTCTGCTGCTCGGGAATCCCTCTCAGAAGTTTTTTGTGTTTCACGGCTCGGGCGGGAACGGGAAAGGGGTTCTGATTGAGTGGGTGATGCGTGCGCTCGGGGAGCTTGCGGGACGAGTATCTGCCCGGGAGCTGTTTGTGAACTCTTCTTCGCAGCGTGAGACAAGTCTTGCGAGTCATGTGCATCGGCGGCTGCTGGTGGTGAGTGAGGCTGGTGGCGGCGTGCTGAATGATGATCTGGTGAAGCGGCTGACGGGAGATGCGAATGTGGTGCTGAATGCGATTTACCGGGGCGAGGCTGAGTATCGGGTGAACGGGACGCTGGTGTTTGTGACAAATTCGCTGCCGATGTTTTCTACCGGCGGGCGGGGGATGATGCGGCGGGAGGTGTGCGTTCCGTTTGATCTGGATGTTCCTGTGGAGATGCAGGATGAGGGGCTGCTTGAGCGGCTGGCAACTCCTGAGGGGAACCGCTGGCTGTTTGCGAAGCTGGTTGCGGGCGCTCAGGAGTATGTGGACGCGGAGAGTAAGGCAGGGTTCTGGGCGTCTCTGTGTCCGAGGATTACGGGGGATTCGCGAACTGTGATTGCGGGTCAGGATAGTCTCGGGGAGTTTGTGCGGGTGTGTCTGGTTCCAGAGGAGGGGGCACGGACTCCGGGGCGTGTGGTGTTTGAGCGCTGGTATTCGTGGGAGTTCGGGGATGAGCAGGGGATGCATGAGTCACGGGGCGGGCGTGGTCTGCGGAGGAATGTGAGTGCGTCTGAGCTGTATTCCGGGCTTCGGCTGCGAGGGGTCGAGGTGCAGAGGCGGATGCGGGTTTCCGGGAGGCTGGAGAGTAATGTTCTGGTTGGCTGGCGTCTGCGTGATGAGTGAGTTTGTTGCCGGATGGT
The nucleotide sequence above comes from Methanorbis furvi. Encoded proteins:
- a CDS encoding DUF5906 domain-containing protein yields the protein MNINSEYQDVDLASFAGPICPAESSAEVCIVESDPLALPKNTLRLGELRADIFYADDLGRCRVRSLSFSQYLCELFRPVTVGGKLFVYDAETGLYAENARTVESEIQRLVDASGYTGPVRDMKSDLLSRVTDFRVRSVSPFDQVMGIPAADCVVEFGEDGCVSKVPYGPSLFVRSRAATSFADAPADFPEGEKFFAEISCGDPDWVRDVFKILGYCLLLGNPSQKFFVFHGSGGNGKGVLIEWVMRALGELAGRVSARELFVNSSSQRETSLASHVHRRLLVVSEAGGGVLNDDLVKRLTGDANVVLNAIYRGEAEYRVNGTLVFVTNSLPMFSTGGRGMMRREVCVPFDLDVPVEMQDEGLLERLATPEGNRWLFAKLVAGAQEYVDAESKAGFWASLCPRITGDSRTVIAGQDSLGEFVRVCLVPEEGARTPGRVVFERWYSWEFGDEQGMHESRGGRGLRRNVSASELYSGLRLRGVEVQRRMRVSGRLESNVLVGWRLRDE